The segment CTCTTTCTACAGGTTCTAAAACAAATCGTTTGATGAAATTATTCTTCCATCCTGAACAACCAGAATTGAAAGATTATTTTGAACCTTGGACATATGACTATGAAACATTGATTCATGGTGGTCGTAAAAACAACCAACCAGTTGCTCGTCCTCGTTCCCTAGTGACTAAACAAAAAATGGAAGTTACTTGGGGCCCTAACTGGGATGATGATTTAGCAGGTGGTCAACACGCTCGTTCCGATGTGAACTTGGCTAAGATGGGCGAAGATATCGTATTTGATTACGAAGAAGTATTCATGCGTTATTTGCCTCGTCTTTGTAACCACTGCTTGAACCCTGCATGCGTAGCTGCATGTCCATCCGGCGCGATTTATAAACGCGACGAAGATGGTGTGGTTCTCGTATCTCAAGATGTATGCCGCGGTTGGAGACATTGTGTTCCATCTTGTCCATACAAAAAAATCTTCTATAACTGGGAAACTAATAAAGCTGAAAAATGCGTATTCTGTTACCCACGCTTAGAAAATGGCTTGCCTCAAATCTGTGCTGAAACTTGTGTAGGCCGTATGCGCTATGTTGGCGTTGTATTCTACGATATGGATAAAGTAGAAGCTATGGCAGCTACAAAAAATGAACAAGATATTTACGAAAATACATTAGATTTGATTTTGGACCCTCATGATCCAGAGGTTATCAAAGCGGCTCGTGCTGAAGGCATCTCCGAAGCATGGATTAAAGCAGCTCAAAAATCTCCTGTATACAAACTTGTAAAAGAGTGGGGCGTGGCATTGCCATTGCATCCTGAGTATCGCACATTGCCAATGGTTTGGTATGTACCACCACTCAGCCCAATCTTGCAACGTGTAACATCTGATGTATACTTGCCAGATGCACATGAAATGCGCGTACCTGTACAATACCTTGCTAACTTGTTTACAGCAGGTAATACAGAAATCTTAGCTCGTACATTGCAACGTGTTCTCGACATGCGTGAATATATGCGTCGTCGTGAAACAGGTGACGGTCCTATTGAACACAAAGTTGATTTAACAGAGGATCAAATGTACGGTATGTACAAATTGTTGGCATTGTCCAAATACAATGATCGCTTTGTTATTCCATCTGACGTAAAAGTATCTCGCGAAGGTCGCCTAGAAATGCAACATAATCGCGGATTTGCTTGCCCTACAGGGGGATGTCAATAATGAAGGATGCTCAGAAAATCGCTCTTATTGCGTCATTTCTTCTACGCTATCCTGATGAACAATGGTATAACGAACTACCTGAATGGAGAGAGGACGCCCAATCCGTTGGGCATCCTCAACTTCGCCAAGGTTTATTAGAATTCTTCGACTATGTAGAGGAATCCAATAAAAAAGAATTTGAAGACCAATATGTTCGTACCTTTGATTTTAGTCAAAATACAACTATGTATTTGTCGACTTATGAATTACAAGGTACTGGGGAACAAGCAGAAGAACTCGTTAAATTTAAAGCTTTCTTCCTAGAAAACGACTATGATTTACCAAAAGAAATGCCAGACTATATTCCAGCACTTCTTGAATTATGTGCCGTTATCGATGATGAAAAAGCAAAAGAAATTTACGACTATTGTAAGCCAAAATTGGAATACATTAGAGAACGCTTCATTGAGGCTAAATTGCCTTATGCATTCTTGTTTGATATTATCTTGTCTGTTGCAAATGGATTGGAGGACGGTGCACGATGAATCTATTCCTTTGGGGCGCTTTGCCTTACATCGCTTTCACCTTCTTAATCGTAGGTA is part of the Veillonella nakazawae genome and harbors:
- the narH gene encoding nitrate reductase subunit beta; translation: MKIKAQVSMVLNLDKCLGCHTCSITCKNTWTNREGAEYMYFNNVETRPGVGYPRHWEDQEKWKGGWTLDNSGKLALSTGSKTNRLMKLFFHPEQPELKDYFEPWTYDYETLIHGGRKNNQPVARPRSLVTKQKMEVTWGPNWDDDLAGGQHARSDVNLAKMGEDIVFDYEEVFMRYLPRLCNHCLNPACVAACPSGAIYKRDEDGVVLVSQDVCRGWRHCVPSCPYKKIFYNWETNKAEKCVFCYPRLENGLPQICAETCVGRMRYVGVVFYDMDKVEAMAATKNEQDIYENTLDLILDPHDPEVIKAARAEGISEAWIKAAQKSPVYKLVKEWGVALPLHPEYRTLPMVWYVPPLSPILQRVTSDVYLPDAHEMRVPVQYLANLFTAGNTEILARTLQRVLDMREYMRRRETGDGPIEHKVDLTEDQMYGMYKLLALSKYNDRFVIPSDVKVSREGRLEMQHNRGFACPTGGCQ
- the narJ gene encoding nitrate reductase molybdenum cofactor assembly chaperone, giving the protein MKDAQKIALIASFLLRYPDEQWYNELPEWREDAQSVGHPQLRQGLLEFFDYVEESNKKEFEDQYVRTFDFSQNTTMYLSTYELQGTGEQAEELVKFKAFFLENDYDLPKEMPDYIPALLELCAVIDDEKAKEIYDYCKPKLEYIRERFIEAKLPYAFLFDIILSVANGLEDGAR